A window of Candidatus Zixiibacteriota bacterium contains these coding sequences:
- the dxs gene encoding 1-deoxy-D-xylulose-5-phosphate synthase, translated as MKTQSLLEKIDSPKDLKKIPPEQLPKLAQEIRDKIITVVSKTGGHLASNLGVVELTLALHYVFDLPKDKLIWDVSHQSYTHKLLSGRKDKFESLRQYQGISGFTKRKESEYDPFGAGHASTSISAALGMACARDQKGEDYKVIAVIGDGALTGGIAFEGLNNAGAQGKDLLVILNDNAMSISKNVGAISKYLTDLLTDEKYNKLKTEVWELVGRFKRRDKIRAMVAQVEEGIKGFLVPGIIFEKLGFRYFGPLGGHDLNQLIKILEHLKNLKGPIFLHLLTRKGKGYKFAEEDSPKFHGIGAFDKVTGESNDIGKKTYTDVFGQTMVELAKMDQDLVAITAAMCLGAGLVDFSLKFPKRFFDVGIAEQHGATFACGLAASGLKPVFAVYSTFLQRAFDQVIHDMALQNLPVVLAIDRAGLVGEDGPTHHGAFDLAYLRQIPNMVVLAPKDGNELRDMLYTAIKLGKSPVAIRYPRTVIPDKKLKEEFGLIPLGRWETLKKGKDLLILAIGSMVYSTLEAANELSSEGIEAEVINCRTLKPLDEELLLSSLKGFDKVMTLEENVLTGGFGSAVAEFIFEKGIVKIELKRIGIPDKFIEHGSRKELLKLLGMDKEGIIKAVREMVKIKDKTPSPQLDIL; from the coding sequence ATGAAAACGCAAAGTCTATTAGAGAAAATCGACTCGCCCAAAGACCTCAAGAAAATCCCTCCGGAGCAACTTCCTAAATTGGCTCAGGAAATCAGGGATAAAATCATTACGGTTGTATCAAAGACCGGAGGGCATTTAGCTTCCAATCTTGGAGTGGTGGAGTTGACCTTAGCCTTGCATTATGTTTTCGATTTACCCAAGGATAAGCTCATCTGGGATGTTTCTCACCAGAGTTACACGCATAAACTTTTGAGCGGAAGAAAGGACAAATTTGAAAGCTTAAGGCAGTATCAGGGGATAAGCGGGTTCACCAAAAGGAAGGAGAGTGAATATGACCCGTTTGGAGCCGGGCATGCCTCCACTTCTATCTCCGCCGCTTTAGGTATGGCTTGTGCCAGGGACCAGAAAGGTGAGGATTATAAGGTAATAGCTGTGATCGGGGATGGTGCTTTAACTGGAGGAATTGCCTTTGAGGGGTTGAATAATGCAGGAGCTCAGGGTAAAGATCTTTTAGTAATCCTGAACGACAATGCGATGTCAATCTCCAAAAACGTAGGAGCCATCTCCAAATATCTCACTGACCTTTTGACTGATGAGAAGTATAACAAACTCAAAACCGAGGTCTGGGAGTTAGTTGGAAGATTCAAAAGAAGAGATAAAATCAGAGCCATGGTAGCTCAGGTCGAGGAAGGCATAAAGGGTTTTCTGGTGCCGGGAATAATCTTCGAAAAGTTAGGCTTCAGATATTTTGGTCCTTTAGGTGGACATGACTTAAATCAGCTTATAAAAATCTTAGAGCATCTCAAGAATCTAAAAGGTCCTATATTTTTACATCTTCTGACCCGGAAGGGGAAAGGATATAAATTCGCTGAAGAGGACTCACCTAAATTTCACGGGATCGGTGCATTTGACAAAGTGACAGGTGAATCCAACGATATCGGGAAAAAAACTTATACCGATGTATTTGGACAAACTATGGTTGAGTTAGCCAAGATGGATCAGGATTTAGTGGCTATTACCGCGGCTATGTGCCTGGGCGCCGGACTGGTTGATTTCTCATTAAAATTCCCCAAGAGGTTTTTCGACGTGGGGATTGCAGAACAGCATGGAGCAACCTTTGCCTGCGGTTTGGCAGCTTCCGGGCTGAAGCCTGTTTTTGCGGTATATTCGACTTTTTTACAGAGGGCTTTTGACCAGGTAATTCACGATATGGCTTTGCAGAATCTTCCCGTTGTCTTAGCCATAGACAGAGCCGGACTGGTGGGAGAAGACGGACCAACCCATCACGGAGCTTTCGACCTTGCCTATTTAAGGCAGATACCGAATATGGTGGTTCTGGCTCCGAAAGACGGGAACGAATTAAGAGATATGCTATATACTGCGATTAAATTAGGGAAATCTCCTGTGGCTATTCGCTATCCGCGAACCGTAATTCCGGATAAGAAACTCAAAGAAGAATTCGGATTAATTCCTCTGGGCAGGTGGGAGACATTAAAAAAGGGGAAAGACCTTTTGATCTTAGCCATAGGCTCTATGGTTTATTCGACATTAGAGGCGGCAAATGAGCTTTCCTCAGAAGGGATTGAAGCAGAAGTTATCAACTGCCGTACTTTGAAGCCCTTAGATGAGGAGCTTCTTTTGTCATCCCTTAAAGGATTCGACAAGGTTATGACCTTAGAGGAAAATGTCCTGACAGGCGGCTTTGGCAGTGCTGTGGCTGAGTTTATCTTTGAAAAAGGAATCGTTAAAATTGAGCTTAAAAGAATCGGTATCCCGGATAAATTCAT
- a CDS encoding polyprenyl synthetase family protein, translated as MDFKVYIKKKREIVNQALESCLPNENQEPKSLHQAMRYSVFAGGKRLRPILSMASFEAVGGRGKAILPVACALEMIHTYSLIHDDLPCMDDDDLRRGKPTLHKVYSDGMAVLAGDALHALAFELLLQSKNPQVVYEVAKAIGTEGMIGGQVKDLEAEGKKISLKQVEYIHTHKTGKLLRASVRAGAILGGADKATLSALSSYGEKFGLAFQIVDDILDVVGKEEVIGKKKGSDKANSKATYPEVIGLKESKNLAKDLLTQAKSRLRVLTNKKWVFEKLADYVYERIG; from the coding sequence ATGGATTTTAAGGTATATATAAAAAAGAAAAGGGAAATTGTAAATCAGGCGCTGGAGAGCTGTCTTCCAAACGAAAACCAAGAGCCAAAAAGTTTGCATCAGGCGATGAGATATTCGGTCTTCGCTGGCGGGAAAAGGTTGCGTCCGATTTTATCAATGGCTTCATTTGAGGCTGTAGGCGGAAGGGGGAAAGCAATTCTACCGGTTGCCTGTGCTTTGGAGATGATCCATACCTATTCTTTGATCCATGATGACCTGCCCTGCATGGATGATGATGACCTAAGACGAGGAAAACCGACCCTGCATAAGGTTTATAGCGATGGAATGGCTGTATTAGCCGGAGATGCTTTGCATGCTTTAGCCTTTGAGTTACTGTTACAGTCGAAAAATCCGCAAGTGGTCTATGAAGTAGCTAAAGCAATCGGTACAGAAGGGATGATCGGTGGACAAGTTAAAGATTTAGAAGCTGAGGGGAAGAAAATCTCCCTTAAACAGGTGGAATATATACACACTCACAAGACCGGGAAATTACTCAGAGCGTCAGTAAGAGCAGGAGCTATCCTGGGAGGCGCGGATAAGGCTACTCTTTCAGCTCTGTCCAGTTACGGCGAGAAGTTCGGATTAGCTTTTCAGATAGTGGATGATATCCTGGACGTTGTGGGAAAAGAGGAGGTCATCGGAAAGAAAAAGGGGTCAGATAAGGCCAATTCCAAAGCTACGTATCCTGAGGTCATAGGATTAAAGGAGTCAAAAAATCTGGCAAAGGACTTGTTGACGCAGGCAAAAAGCAGATTGAGAGTCCTGACAAATAAAAAGTGGGTTTTTGAGAAATTGGCTGATTACGTATATGAAAGGATAGGATAA
- the xseB gene encoding exodeoxyribonuclease VII small subunit yields MAKKSNFESALKRLEEIVQKLEGGELSLDESLKLFEEGIELSRLCTKKLSEAETKVEKLIKLGEKEFKTEPLEVEEKEEEEEE; encoded by the coding sequence ATGGCAAAGAAAAGCAATTTTGAAAGCGCACTGAAAAGGTTAGAGGAGATCGTTCAGAAATTAGAAGGTGGGGAACTATCTCTGGATGAATCTCTTAAGCTCTTTGAGGAAGGGATTGAATTATCACGTCTCTGCACCAAGAAGCTCTCTGAGGCTGAGACTAAAGTTGAAAAATTAATAAAATTAGGAGAGAAAGAGTTTAAGACAGAGCCTCTGGAAGTTGAGGAGAAAGAAGAGGAAGAAGAAGAATAA